The Celeribacter marinus genome window below encodes:
- a CDS encoding peptidoglycan -binding protein — MAVLRRSSQRMSGSIWPGFVDAMTALLLVLMFVLTIFMIMQSMLRDTITGQETELDALTAEVSALALALGLEQDRSTDLDAQLGSMRATLGEVRSVAQAQTALIASLQSQNAALSQEAENQANQIASFEAQVASLLADRDAARTQSATLQATVDELNAANALVISEQEAMQLALAKARDEIDVATEQARLAAARRDAIAAMLADEQTQSQARELAFSEKLAELSAAEEARLVDAAALEALRDKLASSNDELTAMTLALEEARKDAEDTLTLLAAAEAARKNLQADLSVELSDAQKQAALLATAQEALQTEEVRSAEGARKVALLNAQVTELRGQLASLQAVLDARAAADRDGNVQVDALTSRLNAALAQVAAEEKRRAELEEAERIRLEVEAKKLENYRSEFFGRLREILGDRDGVRIVGDRFVFSSEVLFEAGSADLGGNGQVQIARVAGILNDVAKDIPSEIDWVIRVDGHTDNTPLSGLGEYADNWELSQARALSVVRFMSRSLGFPPERLVAAGFGEFQPVASGSSSTALAQNRRIELKLTEK; from the coding sequence ATGGCCGTTTTGCGCCGTTCCTCGCAACGCATGTCCGGATCAATATGGCCGGGGTTCGTTGATGCAATGACTGCGCTTTTGCTAGTTTTGATGTTTGTATTGACGATCTTTATGATCATGCAATCGATGTTACGCGACACGATTACGGGACAAGAAACTGAGTTGGATGCATTAACTGCCGAAGTGAGTGCGCTCGCGTTGGCTTTGGGCCTCGAGCAAGATCGTTCAACGGATTTGGATGCGCAGCTTGGCTCTATGCGCGCCACGCTTGGTGAGGTGCGATCCGTTGCGCAGGCGCAAACTGCGCTAATCGCCTCACTGCAAAGCCAAAATGCGGCTTTGTCGCAAGAAGCGGAAAACCAAGCCAATCAAATCGCTTCATTTGAGGCACAGGTCGCCAGTCTTTTGGCTGACCGAGACGCCGCGCGCACGCAAAGCGCCACGTTACAAGCAACAGTGGACGAGCTAAACGCCGCCAATGCGTTGGTGATATCTGAGCAAGAGGCCATGCAATTGGCGTTGGCCAAGGCCCGAGACGAGATTGATGTCGCCACCGAACAAGCCCGCTTGGCTGCGGCGCGGCGCGATGCCATCGCCGCGATGCTTGCGGATGAACAGACGCAATCACAGGCGCGCGAGTTGGCGTTTTCGGAAAAGCTAGCGGAGCTGTCAGCAGCTGAGGAGGCGCGATTGGTCGACGCCGCGGCTCTTGAGGCGTTGCGTGACAAATTGGCTAGCTCAAATGATGAACTGACGGCAATGACGCTTGCCCTCGAAGAGGCCCGCAAAGATGCCGAAGACACGTTGACGCTTTTGGCGGCAGCAGAGGCTGCGCGTAAAAACTTGCAAGCGGATCTGAGTGTTGAGTTGAGCGATGCGCAAAAACAAGCCGCTCTTTTAGCGACCGCCCAAGAGGCGCTACAAACCGAGGAAGTAAGATCCGCAGAGGGGGCGCGCAAAGTTGCCTTGTTGAATGCGCAAGTAACAGAATTGCGCGGGCAACTTGCATCCTTACAAGCCGTCTTGGATGCACGCGCGGCGGCCGACAGAGATGGCAACGTTCAGGTGGACGCGCTCACCTCGCGGTTAAACGCAGCCCTCGCGCAAGTTGCAGCAGAAGAGAAACGCCGCGCCGAGTTGGAAGAGGCCGAGCGTATCCGACTTGAGGTCGAGGCGAAGAAGTTGGAGAATTACCGCTCGGAATTCTTTGGCCGTTTGCGCGAAATTTTGGGTGATCGCGATGGTGTGCGCATCGTCGGTGATAGATTTGTCTTTTCGTCGGAGGTCTTGTTCGAGGCGGGATCAGCCGATCTTGGCGGCAACGGACAAGTCCAGATTGCACGGGTCGCGGGCATTCTCAATGACGTGGCAAAAGACATCCCATCAGAGATCGATTGGGTGATCCGTGTGGACGGGCATACCGACAATACACCGCTTTCGGGGCTTGGCGAGTATGCCGACAACTGGGAGCTATCGCAGGCGCGCGCCCTGTCCGTTGTTCGTTTTATGAGCCGTAGTCTCGGTTTTCCGCCAGAGCGATTGGTTGCTGCGGGATTTGGCGAATTTCAACCCGTTGCATCAGGATCGTCATCCACTGCCTTGGCGCAAAATCGACGTATCGAATTGAAACTAACGGAAAAATAG
- a CDS encoding gamma-glutamylcyclotransferase has protein sequence MDCDDKSFWVFGYGSLMWNPEFEFAERVPATLVDYARSFCMWSIHHRGSLEVPGLVLALDREAGSTCRGLAYRVSGGGAQETLERLRERELVSSAYLENTVPLILDDGRTVQSLAYIVDRTHVQYTGAMSHDAQADVIARATGGRGPNYEYLFNTALHLAELGMEDTDLNQLVALVRRRMSLHSCDPSVRS, from the coding sequence ATGGATTGTGATGACAAGAGTTTTTGGGTGTTCGGCTATGGGTCATTGATGTGGAACCCCGAGTTCGAGTTTGCCGAGCGGGTGCCAGCGACACTCGTGGATTACGCGCGGTCGTTTTGCATGTGGTCAATTCATCATCGCGGATCACTCGAGGTTCCGGGTTTGGTTTTGGCCCTAGACCGTGAAGCCGGTTCTACCTGTCGCGGACTTGCCTACCGTGTTTCGGGGGGTGGAGCACAAGAGACGCTTGAGCGCTTGCGCGAGCGTGAATTGGTCAGCTCGGCGTATTTGGAAAACACCGTGCCGTTGATACTAGATGATGGGCGGACGGTGCAGAGCCTCGCGTACATCGTGGACCGAACCCACGTGCAATATACGGGTGCCATGTCCCATGACGCGCAAGCCGATGTGATTGCAAGGGCGACTGGTGGGCGCGGTCCTAACTATGAGTATCTTTTCAACACCGCGCTGCATTTGGCCGAGCTTGGTATGGAAGATACTGATCTCAACCAATTGGTCGCTCTGGTGCGCCGCCGTATGTCGTTACACTCGTGTGATCCCAGCGTAAGATCATAG
- a CDS encoding DUF2125 domain-containing protein: protein MRKILWLILIAAAVYSGYWFVGARGTERAITGWISQRQSAGWQADYTSVQTDGFPLRFDTLISDLSLADPKSGVAYETPRLEIRSASYAPTALSAVFASGSTFATPYQRVDITHDRADADLFVDAGPNLTLNVTAFTLDNAAITSTLGWGMTLSHGAFSTIRSAQNPLSHTIDFSAHYLVPSEGLMSTLNTDGLLSDRFENLEIALTATFDAPWDIHALEERRPQPTRIDIDTIAAQWGKLDLQIAGAVDIDARGVASGKIALKARNWRDMIDMATAAGLIPADMQSLAIRAGQVLAGLKGNADTIDAELTLTEGMIVLGFIPIGPAPNFSIR, encoded by the coding sequence ATGCGCAAAATATTATGGCTGATCCTTATCGCGGCTGCTGTGTATAGCGGCTATTGGTTTGTCGGGGCACGTGGAACTGAACGCGCGATAACGGGCTGGATTTCGCAACGTCAGTCGGCCGGATGGCAAGCGGACTATACGAGCGTGCAAACCGACGGATTTCCCCTCAGGTTCGACACTCTAATTTCGGATCTTTCGTTGGCTGACCCCAAAAGTGGCGTTGCGTATGAAACCCCACGCCTTGAGATAAGAAGCGCAAGCTACGCGCCAACGGCCTTGAGCGCGGTGTTCGCATCAGGATCAACCTTTGCGACCCCCTATCAACGTGTCGATATTACGCATGACCGTGCGGATGCGGACCTATTCGTCGATGCGGGGCCGAACCTGACGCTGAACGTCACGGCCTTTACACTCGATAACGCCGCGATCACATCGACACTGGGCTGGGGGATGACACTTTCACATGGCGCGTTCTCGACCATCCGCAGCGCGCAAAATCCGCTCAGCCATACGATCGACTTTTCGGCGCACTACCTTGTGCCGAGTGAGGGCCTGATGAGTACGTTGAACACAGACGGGCTATTGTCGGACCGCTTTGAAAACCTTGAAATTGCACTCACAGCAACCTTTGACGCCCCATGGGACATTCACGCCCTCGAAGAGCGCCGCCCACAACCGACACGGATCGATATCGATACAATCGCGGCGCAGTGGGGCAAGTTAGATTTGCAAATCGCCGGAGCCGTCGACATCGACGCACGCGGCGTAGCCTCTGGCAAAATCGCGCTCAAAGCGCGCAACTGGCGCGACATGATCGACATGGCCACAGCCGCGGGATTGATCCCTGCGGACATGCAATCGCTTGCCATACGCGCGGGTCAGGTTCTCGCAGGATTGAAGGGCAACGCGGATACGATTGATGCAGAGCTGACCTTGACCGAGGGTATGATCGTTTTGGGGTTTATCCCAATCGGTCCGGCACCTAACTTTTCGATCCGCTAA
- a CDS encoding prephenate/arogenate dehydrogenase family protein translates to MSEILYNRVALIGLGLIAGSMSLAMRRAGVVGEITGYARSPETRDTAREINLVDRVCDTAADAVKDADLIVLAVPVGAMGAVMAEIAPALKAGALVTDVGSVKKSIFEAVTPLLPHDVSFVGTHPMAGTEHSGPRAGFAELFDGRWCLIVPPDSANEADVVALERFWRALGATTERMDMDHHDLVCAVVSHTPHLIAYTMVGVADDLSRVTDQEVIKFSAAGFRDFTRIAASDPTMWRDVFLENKDATLEILGRFTEELFALQRAIRQGDGEHLYDYFTRTRTIRRGIIEAGQDTDAPDFGRAKKTE, encoded by the coding sequence ATGAGTGAAATTCTCTACAACCGTGTGGCATTGATTGGGCTGGGCCTCATTGCGGGGTCTATGTCGTTGGCGATGCGCCGTGCGGGTGTAGTTGGGGAAATTACGGGATATGCGCGCTCCCCCGAGACGCGTGATACCGCGCGAGAAATTAATCTTGTAGACCGCGTTTGCGACACGGCCGCCGATGCCGTCAAGGACGCGGACCTGATCGTGCTTGCGGTGCCTGTGGGTGCAATGGGCGCGGTGATGGCCGAAATCGCTCCTGCCCTCAAGGCAGGTGCTTTGGTCACTGACGTAGGTTCGGTTAAAAAGTCGATTTTTGAGGCGGTTACGCCGCTGTTGCCGCATGATGTGTCGTTCGTTGGGACACACCCGATGGCAGGGACCGAGCATTCGGGCCCGCGCGCGGGCTTTGCCGAACTGTTCGATGGGCGTTGGTGTCTGATCGTTCCGCCTGACTCTGCTAATGAGGCCGATGTTGTCGCGTTGGAGCGGTTTTGGCGCGCACTGGGGGCCACAACAGAGCGGATGGATATGGATCATCATGATCTGGTTTGTGCCGTGGTCTCTCATACCCCGCACCTCATTGCCTATACGATGGTTGGTGTCGCCGACGATTTGAGCCGAGTCACGGATCAAGAAGTAATCAAATTCTCTGCCGCCGGTTTTCGCGATTTCACACGGATCGCGGCGTCAGACCCGACGATGTGGCGCGATGTTTTTTTGGAAAACAAGGACGCGACATTGGAGATTTTAGGGCGCTTTACCGAAGAGCTGTTCGCGCTTCAGCGCGCCATTCGTCAGGGTGACGGTGAGCATTTGTATGACTATTTTACCCGCACCCGGACTATTCGCCGTGGGATTATCGAAGCGGGACAAGACACCGATGCACCTGACTTCGGACGCGCAAAAAAGACCGAGTAG
- the hisC gene encoding histidinol-phosphate transaminase — MTAHIKPQRGILDIALYQGGASKIAGVENSVKLSSNENPFGSPEGAKEAFSRAAHNMHRYPNTDHGALRGAIAEIYNLDADRIICGVGSDEIITFLCQCYAGVGDEVIYTEHGFSMYKISALAAGATPVCVPERERVVDVDAILAACTEQTKLVFIANPANPTGTMIGTSDVARLADGLPAHVLLVLDGAYAEYVEGFDGGAAFVEARDNVVMTRTFSKIYGLGGVRIGWGYGPAAIIDVLNRVRGPFNLSEPQLAAAEAAVRDTAWVEKCRLDNARLRAWMAEALMEHGVPSDTSCTNFILARFHSQSEAEACDDFLKSNGLIVRRVAGYGLPNCLRITVGDESSCRRVAHTIGQFLEKTR; from the coding sequence ATGACGGCCCATATCAAACCTCAACGCGGAATACTCGATATCGCCCTGTATCAAGGCGGAGCGAGCAAAATCGCGGGTGTCGAAAATAGTGTGAAATTGTCGTCAAACGAGAATCCGTTTGGCAGTCCGGAAGGCGCGAAAGAAGCGTTTTCACGAGCGGCACATAACATGCACCGCTACCCCAATACCGACCATGGGGCATTGCGTGGCGCAATCGCAGAGATCTACAATCTTGATGCGGACCGGATTATCTGCGGCGTTGGATCCGATGAGATCATCACATTTTTGTGCCAGTGCTACGCGGGCGTGGGCGATGAAGTCATCTACACCGAGCACGGCTTTTCCATGTACAAAATTTCCGCACTTGCGGCAGGGGCGACACCGGTATGTGTGCCCGAGCGTGAGCGCGTGGTGGACGTGGACGCAATTTTAGCGGCGTGCACAGAGCAAACCAAATTGGTGTTCATAGCAAACCCCGCCAATCCCACAGGCACAATGATCGGCACGTCCGATGTTGCGCGTTTGGCTGACGGTTTGCCCGCACATGTTTTGCTGGTTTTGGATGGCGCGTATGCGGAGTACGTTGAGGGCTTTGATGGCGGCGCGGCGTTTGTCGAAGCGCGTGACAACGTTGTGATGACGCGGACGTTCTCCAAAATATATGGTTTGGGTGGTGTGCGGATCGGCTGGGGTTACGGTCCTGCGGCGATCATCGATGTGCTGAACCGCGTGCGCGGGCCGTTCAATTTGTCAGAGCCACAATTGGCCGCCGCCGAAGCCGCCGTGCGCGATACGGCATGGGTCGAAAAATGCCGCCTTGATAACGCGCGGTTGCGGGCATGGATGGCCGAGGCGTTGATGGAGCACGGCGTGCCGTCAGATACATCGTGCACCAATTTCATTCTGGCACGGTTTCACAGCCAATCCGAGGCAGAGGCCTGTGATGATTTCTTGAAATCCAACGGGTTGATCGTGCGGCGTGTGGCGGGGTACGGCCTGCCCAATTGTTTGCGGATCACCGTTGGCGATGAATCGTCATGCCGCCGTGTGGCCCATACCATCGGGCAGTTTTTAGAGAAAACCCGATGA
- the rpsD gene encoding 30S ribosomal protein S4, which yields MTKRTSAKYKLDRRMGENIWGRPKSPVNRREYGPGQHGQRRKGKLSDFGLQLRAKQKLKGYYGDLTEKQFRRIFADAERLKGDTGENLIGLLESRLDAVVYRAKFVATVFAARQFVNHGHVTVNGVRVNIPSYRVKEGDVVEVRTQSKQNVTVLEAVQLTERDVPEYIEADHSKMTATFVRRPGLSDVPYAVVMEPNLVIEFYAQN from the coding sequence GTGACCAAACGCACATCTGCCAAATACAAACTAGACCGCCGCATGGGCGAAAACATCTGGGGCCGTCCAAAATCCCCGGTAAACCGTCGTGAATACGGCCCCGGCCAGCACGGTCAGCGCCGCAAGGGCAAATTGTCCGACTTCGGTCTCCAGTTGCGTGCGAAGCAAAAACTAAAAGGTTACTACGGTGATCTGACCGAGAAACAATTCCGCCGTATCTTTGCCGACGCTGAGCGTCTCAAAGGCGATACCGGTGAGAACCTCATCGGCTTGCTCGAATCGCGTCTTGACGCTGTTGTGTACCGCGCGAAATTTGTGGCAACCGTATTTGCGGCTCGCCAGTTCGTGAACCACGGCCACGTCACCGTGAACGGCGTTCGCGTCAACATCCCCTCCTACCGCGTAAAAGAGGGTGACGTTGTTGAGGTCCGTACACAGTCCAAGCAAAACGTAACCGTTCTGGAAGCTGTTCAGCTCACCGAACGTGACGTGCCTGAGTACATTGAGGCAGACCACTCCAAAATGACCGCAACGTTTGTGCGCCGTCCGGGCCTGTCCGACGTGCCATACGCTGTTGTTATGGAACCAAACCTCGTGATCGAATTCTACGCTCAGAACTAA
- a CDS encoding Hint domain-containing protein: METGNLRTFVIAWSQIEVDGLGSAPLSALTIGATWRWSGEAVCVDGPRNVLLLDHAIGQDELHHRAAGKVRRLIGYVAGQDFGPTAEHKDRLFDGGFDVTDGLRKYEMTVIDTPTLGVPLVMCLGAMPPADTDLWVMSSHVAVATDACEVKTGGVICFTPGTQIETPDGARAVEELREGDWVQTKDDGAQQLAWIGGRRITGARLYAMPELRPVRVRAKAFGMGYPERDLIVSPQHRFLIGGAPARELFGADEVLVTAIDLVNDTSIIVDRTLKELNYIHLMFERHQVVFANGIETESFHPAFTDLDDIAPAQRHRLIEVFPDLASHSEAYGPAARRTLSSAEAAILLHAAA, translated from the coding sequence ATGGAAACGGGCAATCTTCGCACGTTTGTCATCGCATGGTCGCAGATAGAGGTCGATGGCCTTGGTTCTGCGCCACTTTCGGCATTAACGATCGGCGCAACATGGCGTTGGTCGGGTGAAGCAGTGTGCGTGGATGGACCGCGCAACGTGCTTTTGCTGGATCATGCGATTGGGCAAGACGAACTTCATCATCGTGCGGCAGGCAAAGTGCGCCGCCTCATCGGATATGTGGCAGGCCAGGATTTTGGTCCTACCGCGGAGCATAAGGACAGGTTGTTCGATGGTGGCTTTGATGTCACGGATGGGCTACGCAAATATGAAATGACCGTCATCGATACCCCGACTTTGGGTGTGCCGCTTGTCATGTGCTTGGGCGCTATGCCGCCGGCGGATACGGATCTATGGGTGATGTCGTCCCATGTCGCGGTGGCCACAGATGCGTGCGAAGTGAAAACGGGTGGCGTTATCTGTTTTACGCCCGGCACTCAAATAGAAACGCCAGACGGCGCGCGTGCTGTAGAAGAGTTGCGCGAAGGCGATTGGGTGCAAACCAAAGATGATGGGGCGCAGCAATTGGCATGGATCGGCGGGCGCCGGATTACTGGTGCACGCCTGTACGCAATGCCAGAGCTGCGGCCCGTGCGTGTGCGCGCGAAAGCGTTCGGCATGGGGTATCCGGAGCGCGACCTCATTGTATCGCCGCAACACCGCTTTTTGATTGGGGGTGCGCCTGCCCGTGAGTTGTTCGGCGCGGACGAGGTTTTGGTGACTGCGATAGACCTCGTCAATGATACGTCTATCATCGTGGATCGCACACTCAAGGAACTCAACTATATCCACCTTATGTTCGAACGTCATCAGGTGGTGTTTGCCAACGGGATCGAGACGGAAAGCTTTCATCCTGCGTTCACCGATCTGGACGATATCGCACCCGCACAGCGCCACCGCTTGATAGAGGTATTTCCCGATCTGGCCAGTCACAGTGAGGCATACGGGCCTGCCGCGCGGCGCACATTGTCATCGGCTGAGGCCGCGATTTTACTGCACGCTGCCGCGTAG
- a CDS encoding lipid A-modifier LpxR family protein — protein MFLNDAIGDGDDRWRSGSFTYSRLYGPEWLGRAPSNFGDLLEFRFRSDVITPDAPGRPIEGDRPYIGAVSVGMHSYVARENTQMRLGLDAVLVGPQTGLGSLQESLHDLLNIPAPDLTSELGNAAYASISFEAVQTFDVGSGSIRPFVEAQVGPEALARLGVDYLFGDVGHSGLMLRDPTTGLLYTGIEAAERDDSTSFILGADIAAVSNSQFLPERDGYKVRDARTRLRAGLYTTVGRAKIFYGAAWLSPEFAAQPEGQVVGALNVSLKF, from the coding sequence TTGTTTCTGAATGATGCTATTGGTGACGGCGATGACCGTTGGCGGTCTGGTAGCTTTACGTACTCGCGATTGTACGGCCCAGAATGGCTCGGACGTGCGCCATCAAACTTTGGTGATCTGCTTGAATTCCGGTTTCGCTCGGATGTCATTACGCCCGATGCGCCCGGGCGGCCCATAGAGGGCGATCGCCCATATATCGGCGCGGTGTCCGTGGGGATGCATTCCTATGTTGCGCGCGAAAATACGCAGATGAGGCTTGGCCTTGATGCCGTTCTCGTGGGGCCGCAAACGGGTTTGGGATCTCTTCAAGAGTCGCTTCATGATCTATTGAACATTCCTGCACCTGATCTCACGAGCGAGTTGGGTAACGCCGCCTATGCGTCAATCTCGTTCGAGGCGGTACAGACGTTTGATGTGGGATCGGGCTCCATTCGGCCGTTTGTGGAGGCGCAAGTGGGTCCAGAGGCGCTCGCGCGTCTTGGCGTTGATTATCTGTTCGGAGATGTCGGGCACTCGGGTTTGATGCTGCGGGATCCCACCACGGGGCTTTTGTACACGGGGATCGAGGCCGCCGAGCGCGATGATAGCACATCCTTCATTCTCGGTGCTGATATTGCCGCGGTTTCCAACTCACAGTTTTTACCTGAGCGCGATGGCTACAAAGTGCGCGATGCACGTACGCGCCTTCGGGCAGGTCTCTACACAACGGTTGGGCGTGCAAAAATCTTTTATGGCGCAGCATGGCTTTCCCCTGAATTCGCGGCCCAGCCAGAGGGTCAGGTCGTCGGAGCTCTCAATGTGAGCCTTAAGTTCTAA
- a CDS encoding glycosyltransferase family 2 protein, translated as MNTVGITCVRDEGPWLLDWIAHHRAHGFSHFLIASHDCLDGSDRLLDALDAAGIITHLPFTPKAGKAVQWQALRLLQDHHVYRDADMAMFFDADEYLVLTEGATLASLLPEGVEAVPLRWHLFGNGGHAEWIDRPVTERFTRSGPNGMPVPLGHLFKSLHRPNAFDGLGVHRPKGDAIWAFASGAKAPEKFNTMAGLIHLLGVPQNEERAWLNHYSVRSVEEFILKSDRGLPNHVRKSVDAGYWAMRNFNTVEDKRIAPMLDASRSARTALAAFDTLHDICVSYHRDRLSRLKKDKEIVDLFWQCELMPTAVPPSGARFMAHIEMLKQAESKNTDG; from the coding sequence TTGAATACAGTTGGGATTACATGTGTCCGCGACGAGGGGCCGTGGCTTCTTGATTGGATTGCTCACCACCGCGCCCACGGCTTTTCGCACTTTCTCATTGCCTCACACGACTGTCTTGACGGATCAGACCGGCTACTGGACGCGCTAGATGCGGCAGGGATCATCACCCACCTCCCGTTCACACCGAAAGCGGGAAAGGCCGTGCAATGGCAAGCGTTGCGCCTGCTTCAGGACCATCATGTCTACCGCGACGCCGATATGGCAATGTTTTTTGACGCCGACGAATACCTCGTTCTAACGGAGGGGGCGACCCTTGCCTCGCTCTTGCCCGAAGGGGTCGAAGCTGTGCCACTGCGGTGGCATCTGTTTGGAAATGGCGGGCACGCGGAATGGATTGATCGCCCTGTGACCGAGCGGTTTACACGGTCCGGCCCGAACGGGATGCCCGTCCCGTTGGGGCATCTGTTCAAATCCCTGCACCGCCCCAACGCCTTTGACGGCCTTGGCGTGCACCGGCCCAAAGGAGACGCCATTTGGGCGTTCGCGTCAGGTGCAAAAGCGCCTGAGAAGTTTAACACGATGGCGGGTTTGATCCATCTTTTGGGTGTGCCGCAAAATGAGGAGCGCGCATGGTTGAACCATTATTCCGTGCGCTCCGTCGAGGAATTCATTCTCAAATCCGACCGCGGCCTGCCAAATCACGTTCGAAAATCGGTTGATGCGGGATATTGGGCCATGCGCAATTTTAATACGGTTGAGGACAAACGGATCGCACCGATGCTTGACGCAAGCCGCAGTGCGCGCACGGCGTTGGCGGCGTTCGACACGTTGCACGATATCTGCGTTTCCTATCATCGTGATCGCCTGTCTCGCCTCAAAAAGGACAAAGAGATCGTCGATTTGTTCTGGCAATGTGAACTCATGCCAACCGCAGTGCCGCCGTCAGGCGCGCGGTTCATGGCACATATCGAGATGCTAAAGCAGGCGGAAAGCAAAAACACCGATGGCTGA